Proteins co-encoded in one Eremothecium sinecaudum strain ATCC 58844 chromosome VI, complete sequence genomic window:
- the MOG1 gene encoding Ran GTPase-binding protein MOG1 (Syntenic homolog of Ashbya gossypii AFR434W; Syntenic homolog of Saccharomyces cerevisiae YJR074W (MOG1)): MSTMFRKQELYGGNITTVIPEGFIDVSTLREVPDTQEVFVNSRKPAESFDDGLGLNESIIIDLLQRVDESDDRKALDIHLSEVSSLNGSNSWHVIRYKLKGNVQRCAVVDSVLKWGKKDCRDTVVVFVGLIRLQHVETDVLITVNCPVEDEEERLQLQRAIENADVSCAIPSRLDACYRLLDEMVAQFNVVDESLFV; encoded by the coding sequence ATGAGTACTATGTTTCGTAAACAGGAGCTTTACGGTGGTAACATCACTACAGTGATTCCTGAAGGATTTATAGATGTTTCTACGTTACGAGAGGTTCCAGATACGCAGGAGGTCTTCGTTAACAGTCGAAAACCGGCAGAAAGCTTCGATGACGGGCTCGGGCTGAACGAAAGTATTATTATAGACCTGTTGCAGCGAGTCGACGAGTCGGATGACCGCAAGGCGCTCGATATCCATCTCTCTGAGGTGTCTAGCTTGAACGGCTCGAACAGCTGGCACGTGATCAGATATAAATTGAAAGGGAACGTACAGCGGTGTGCTGTAGTGGACTCAGTCCTGAAATGGGGCAAGAAGGATTGTCGAGACACTGTGGTTGTTTTTGTCGGTCTGATAAGGCTTCAACACGTTGAAACTGATGTTTTAATCACGGTTAATTGCCCTGTTGAGGACGAAGAGGAGCGTTTGCAGCTCCAGCGAGCCATTGAGAACGCTGATGTCAGCTGCGCGATCCCCTCGCGCCTGGACGCGTGCTACCGTCTCTTGGACGAAATGGTTGCCCAATTTAATGTAGTTGACGAAAGCCTGTTTGTATAG
- the UBA1 gene encoding E1 ubiquitin-activating protein UBA1 (Syntenic homolog of Ashbya gossypii AFR433C; Syntenic homolog of Saccharomyces cerevisiae YKL210W (UBA1)), translated as MSSKGEIDEGLYSRQLYVLGKEAMLKMQLSNVLIIGLKGLGVEIAKNVVLAGVKSLTLYDPTPICLQDLSTQFFLAEREIGKPRDQTSQPKLAELNSYVPVNVTSTLDENILRTFQVIVATDTVSLEEKIRLNGFAHENNIKFISTETRGLFGNIFVDCGDEFTVLDTNGEEPKSGIVSDIEADGTITMLDDNRHNLEDGDYVKFSEVEGLEKLNDGKPYKVEVLGPFAFKIGSVKHLGTYKKGGVFTQVKMPVKLSFKTLQESLADPEFLVADYGKFDRPPQLHVGFQALHQFVVKNNGQLPKPMNEDDAKQLVSFAKEIAAQQPKVIAKDVDIDEKIIKELAYQARGDIPGMVAFFGGLVAQEVLKACSGKFTPLKQYMYFDSIESLPDPSKFPRTEASTAPIQSRYDNQIAVFGIDFQRAIANLKVFLVGSGAIGCEMLKNWALLGLCSGPNGKITITDNDSIERSNLNRQFLFRAKDVGRGKAAVAAEAAIVINPDLRGHIDAKEDKVGTETEEIFDSAFWEGLDFVTNALDNVDARTYVDRRCVFYKKPLLESGTLGTKGNTQVVIPNLTESYSSSRDPPEKAIPLCTLRSFPNKIDHTIAWAKSLFQGYFAETPENVNMYLTQPNFVENTMKQGGDIKGILESISHSLCNRPYNYEDCIKWARIEFEKKFNHDIQQLLYNFPKDATTSTGAPFWSGPKRAPTPLTFDIENPYHFHFIVGGASLRAYNYGLKGEESVPDISYYKQVLSTVQIPGFSPRSDIKIQASDDEPDPNANNQLEGDAIDALVASLPDASSLAGLQMIPVEFEKDDDTNHHIEFITAASNNRASNYNIDSVDHQKTKFIAGRIIPAIATTTGLVTGLINLELYKVVDGSTDIEKYKNGFVNLALPYFGFAEPIASSQGKYNNKSYDKIWDRFDINGDAKLRDLIDHFKNEEGLEITMLSYGVSLLYASFFPPKKLKERLDLPITEVVKIVTKNEVPSHVKTMILEICADDEEGEDVEVPYVTIHL; from the coding sequence ATGTCCAGCAAAGGTGAAATAGATGAGGGTTTATACTCTCGTCAGCTATATGTGTTGGGTAAAGAAGCAATGTTAAAAATGCAGTTATCAAACGTTCTTATTATTGGTTTGAAAGGACTTGGTGTCGAAATAGCAAAGAATGTTGTCTTGGCTGGTGTTAAGTCGTTAACATTGTATGATCCTACTCCAATTTGTTTGCAGGATTTATCTACACAATTTTTTTTGGCAGAACGTGAGATTGGTAAGCCAAGAGATCAAACTTCCCAGCCTAAACTTGCTGAATTGAACTCTTATGTGCCCGTGAATGTTACAAGTACGTTGGATGAGAACATTTTGCGTACATTTCAAGTGATCGTTGCAACCGATACTGTTTCGCTTGAGGAGAAGATTCGGTTGAACGGGTTTGCACATGAGAACAATATTAAATTCATTTCTACTGAAACCAGGGGCTTATTTGGTAATATATTTGTTGACTGTGGAGATGAATTTACTGTACTTGACACTAATGGAGAAGAGCCAAAAAGTGGTATTGTGTCAGATATTGAGGCTGACGGAACGATCACAATGTTAGATGATAACAGACATAATTTGGAAGATGGTGATTACGTTAAGTTCTCCGAGGTTGAGGGGTTGGAGAAGCTAAATGACGGTAAGCCATATAAAGTAGAAGTTTTGGGGCCATTTGCCTTCAAAATTGGTTCTGTGAAACACCTAGGGACTTACAAGAAAGGAGGCGTTTTTACTCAGGTAAAGATGCCAGTTAAGCTTTCTTTCAAAACATTGCAAGAGTCTCTTGCAGACCCTGAGTTTTTGGTTGCTGATTATGGTAAATTTGATAGACCACCTCAATTACATGTGGGTTTCCAGGCATTACATCAGTTTGTGGTGAAGAATAATGGGCAACTTCCAAAGCCAATGAATGAAGACGACGCTAAGCAATTAGTAAGCTTTGCGAAGGAGATAGCCGCTCAACAACCTAAAGTCATAGCGAAGGATGTGGATATTGATGAGAAGATAATCAAGGAATTGGCATACCAAGCTAGGGGGGATATCCCAGGTATGGTTGCATTCTTTGGTGGGTTGGTTGCACAGGAAGTTTTGAAGGCCTGTTCCGGTAAGTTTACGCCTCTAAAGCAGTATATGTATTTTGACTCCATTGAGTCATTGCCAGACCCTTCTAAGTTCCCAAGAACCGAGGCTTCTACAGCTCCTATACAATCACGTTATGATAACCAAATCGCAGTTTTTGGTATTGATTTCCAAAGGGCCATCGCAAATTTGAAGGTCTTCCTTGTTGGATCGGGTGCTATTGGTTGTGAAATGTTAAAAAACTGGGCTTTGTTAGGTCTCTGTTCTGGTCCAAATGGTAAGATCACTATCACTGATAACGATTCTATTGAAAGGTCTAACTTAAACCGTCAATTCTTGTTTCGGGCAAAGGATGTTGGAAGAGGTAAAGCTGCTGTTGCAGCTGAAGCTGCTATTGTAATTAATCCTGACTTGAGGGGCCATATCGATGCCAAGGAAGATAAAGTTGGTACAGAAACAGAAGAGATTTTTGATAGCGCATTCTGGGAAGGTCTAGATTTCGTTACAAACGCTTTGGATAACGTCGATGCGCGTACTTACGTTGATCGCCGCTGTGTGTTTTACAAAAAACCATTGCTTGAATCGGGTACTCTAGGTACAAAAGGTAATACGCAAGTAGTCATTCCAAATTTGACGGAATCCTACTCATCTTCAAGAGATCCACCTGAAAAAGCCATCCCATTGTGTACCCTACGTTCCTTTCCTAATAAGATTGATCATACAATTGCATGGGCCAAATCTTTATTCCAAGGCTATTTTGCAGAAACACCGGAAAACGTAAACATGTATCTCACGCAACCAAACTTTGTTGAAAATACAATGAAACAGGGCGGTGATATTAAGGGTATCTTGGAGTCTATTTCGCATTCGTTATGTAACAGACCTTACAACTATGAGGACTGTATTAAATGGGCCAGAATTGAGTTTGAGAAAAAGTTTAATCATGACATACAACAATTGTTGTACAATTTCCCTAAAGACGCTACTACTTCCACAGGTGCTCCATTTTGGTCGGGGCCTAAGCGTGCTCCAACACCGTTGACCTTTGACATTGAAAACCCTTACCATTTCCATTTTATTGTTGGTGGCGCAAGCTTGCGCGCTTACAACTATGGATTGAAGGGTGAGGAAAGTGTGCCTGATATTTCATACTACAAGCAGGTATTATCAACAGTTCAAATTCCAGGATTTAGTCCCAGGTCTGATATAAAAATTCAAGCAAGTGATGACGAGCCTGATCCAAATGCAAACAATCAACTTGAAGGCGATGCCATCGATGCCTTAGTTGCATCATTACCGGATGCATCCTCTTTAGCAGGATTACAAATGATTCCTGTAGAGTTCGAAAAAGATGATGACACGAATCATCACATTGAATTTATCACTGCCGCTTCTAATAACAGAGCCTCTAACTACAATATTGATTCTGTAGACCACCAAAAGACGAAATTCATTGCTGGTCGTATTATTCCTGCAATTGCAACTACTACTGGTTTGGTTACTGGATTAATTAACCTTGAATTGTACAAGGTCGTTGATGGTAGTACTGACATTGAAAAGTATAAGAATGGTTTCGTGAATTTGGCTTTGCCATACTTTGGCTTTGCCGAACCAATAGCCTCTTCTCAAGGAAAATACAATAATAAATCATATGACAAAATCTGGGATAGGTTTGACATAAACGGTGATGCTAAGTTGAGAGATTTGATAGATCACTTTAAGAATGAAGAAGGATTAGAAATAACTATGCTTTCCTATGGGGTTTCTCTACTATACGCATCATTCTTTCCACCTAAGAAATTAAAGGAAAGGCTAGATTTGCCCATCACCGAGGTTGTTAAGATTGTTACGAAGAATGAAGTCCCTAGTCATGTCAAGACCATGATTTTGGAAATATGTGCCGATGACGAGGAAGGCGAAGACGTTGAAGTTCCATATGTTACTATTCATTTGTAA
- the STE6 gene encoding ATP-binding cassette a-factor transporter STE6 (Syntenic homolog of Ashbya gossypii AFR432W; Syntenic homolog of Saccharomyces cerevisiae YKL209C (STE6)), with product MWGIARDKMSGSIYKYVSLSKDLTLLVAMVLTTVVSGLMPSIVSILAGKVFKLLQQLATNEFATKQAILNELTVRSMAILVAGVGSIPFSWLAITTWMFIGERQGVRARRRLLYVYLSKPLPWYDANENLKGDFTQLNRCVEELRSSSAESSALTFQSAITVIALISTSLYYSWSLTLVILCSAPIIAILTYVFSKLVEKYTALENSETANAASVLSWCMAAAQQIRLIGAQDYESTRFAISVQKCSQLFFKLALYASANMASLRLFSLAMFVQGFWYGNSMIRDGKLNIDAVVTCFSACILLSSTLNGILAQIMTMQKGKVAVKRISQLEASDDYQASTRQTNSFDTYYSELKSDDSMAIVPRDIVFKNVSFSYPSRPNDVVLKNVSVTFKPDRINFIVGKSGSGKSTLGNLLLKFYLNYQGVISVNSMDLRSIDESWLLSNITLVEQSCTMFNDTLRNNIMIAAKEGHTDTKSLKTACQMALLEKLILDLPHGLETILGSDGVSLSGGQQQRIALARAIVRDSPVLILDEVTSALDIIHRDLLIEAIRAWRVGKTTIILTHELTHILDDDYLYLMEGGQVVEEGYKGTLLTSKSGKFYNLYSMQQIEDDYDSEDYESTYYDTVYSEYLAPDDYASYLGNSTITYPMAPTNSMLIDGKMLTFGSYFVDAIRANDEKYTPARRGRSRRRRSDDVEKQLESLKTLEAGEGSGLDSRPQLMSICQILQFMFSTLRRKWLLIWGLLFSVLAGATNPIFSYAFSKLLNGLVPHATGSGSPSYLFYWSIILLIITICDAAFTFFKKFILTVSSEYWIMDLRIMAIEKINQNSLNWFSLEINNLSEVTALVLNDLRDLRILVSGLLSALTTLILVAVIGITWALVSGWKLSLVCISLLPLFVILSIIYGGLLQKCEDEYKTSVAQLENCVSEVVQGMKTIRCLQLEGHFMDKYIALESDLKKKAWNRAIATGFGVALSGALVIIVQAILYYYGIKLVIDREYTVERMFQTFTLLLFTIMTCASLMNELPEFNRGQRAATYIHRILQEGETLDTVPTGRTMPFQLNSKSDAVISVNNLDFSYPSAKTVKVYRNLNVSIYPYQKVAVVGESGSGKSTLALLLTGLYSVPRNTIVIDGTDICDWDLDALRRNIALVEQKAIFFDGTIRDNLTYGHSYPVRDSDIYDVLQLVGISDFVNSQPSGLATRIDTNLLSGGQAQRLSIARALLRRPKILILDECTSALDAANSHAIAELIKNSLFGTTILAITHTEQMMRACNDLIVLKDGKVGEKGTFNELFASRGELYRIVTSGEP from the coding sequence ATGTGGGGGATTGCCAGAGACAAGATGAGCGGCTCGATATACAAATATGTATCGCTTTCGAAGGATCTAACACTATTAGTAGCTATGGTTTTAACTACTGTGGTGTCGGGGTTAATGCCATCGATTGTATCTATTTTAGCGGGAAAAGTGTTCAAGTTGTTGCAGCAGCTTGCCACGAATGAGTTTGCTACAAAGCAGGCGATTCTTAATGAACTGACCGTCAGATCCATGGCCATTCTGGTTGCTGGAGTTGGGTCAATTCCATTTTCATGGCTTGCCATAACTACCTGGATGTTTATCGGAGAGCGGCAAGGTGTTCGAGCAAGGCGCAGACTTCTGTATGTTTACCTTTCGAAGCCTCTTCCTTGGTACGATGCTAATGAGAATTTAAAGGGTGACTTCACGCAGTTGAATAGGTGCGTTGAAGAATTGCGCTCTAGCTCTGCAGAGTCTTCGGCATTAACTTTTCAAAGTGCTATCACAGTGATAGCTCTTATCTCTACATCGCTTTACTACTCGTGGTCTCTAACGCTGGTAATTTTATGTAGCGCGCCAATCATTGCAATATTGACCTACGTATTTTCGAAATTAGTTGAAAAGTACACAGCGTTGGAAAACAGTGAGACAGCGAATGCTGCATCGGTTTTGAGTTGGTGTATGGCTGCCGCGCAACAAATTAGATTGATTGGTGCTCAGGATTATGAATCGACTCGATTTGCGATCAGCGTTCAAAAGTGCAGCCAACTATTCTTTAAGCTAGCGCTTTATGCTTCTGCCAATATGGCATCCTTGCGTCTATTTTCTCTGGCGATGTTTGTGCAAGGGTTTTGGTATGGTAACTCTATGATCAGGGATGGGAAGTTAAATATTGATGCAGTTGTTACATGCTTCTCTGCGTGTATTTTGTTGAGCTCTACCCTGAATGGAATCCTTGCACAAATAATGACAATGCAAAAGGGGAAGGTAGCCGTCAAGAGGATATCTCAATTGGAGGCTTCTGATGACTATCAAGCCTCTACCCGGCAGACCAACTCATTCGATACGTACTATTCAGAGCTGAAAAGCGATGATTCAATGGCAATTGTTCCTAGGGATATTGTTTTTAAGAATGTGTCATTTAGCTATCCATCAAGGCCTAATGATGTGGTCCTAAAGAACGTCTCAGTCACATTTAAACCAGACAGGATAAACTTTATTGTTGGTAAGTCCGGATCTGGGAAGTCCACATTAGGTAACTTACTTCTAAAGTTCTATTTGAACTATCAGGGCGTTATATCGGTGAATTCGATGGACTTGAGGTCTATAGATGAATCTTGGTTACTATCCAACATCACACTGGTTGAACAATCTTGCACCATGTTCAATGATACTCTTCGCAACAATATTATGATTGCAGCTAAAGAAGGGCATACGGACACTAAGTCTTTAAAAACGGCCTGCCAAATGGCATTATTGGAAAAACTGATACTGGATTTGCCTCATGGACTGGAAACCATTTTGGGAAGTGATGGTGTCTCACTCAGTGGGGGCCAACAGCAAAGGATTGCTTTAGCGCGGGCTATTGTTAGAGATTCCCCGGTTCTAATTCTCGATGAAGTGACGTCTGCACTAGACATTATTCATCGTGACTTGCTGATAGAAGCTATAAGAGCATGGAGAGTAGGCAAAACTACTATCATACTTACGCATGAATTGACGCATATTTTGGACGATGACTATTTATATTTGATGGAAGGTGGACAAGTTGTGGAAGAAGGTTATAAAGGAACCTTATTAACATCTAAATCTGGTAAGTTCTATAACTTATACTCCATGCAACAAATTGAAGATGATTATGATTCAGAGGATTACGAATCTACATATTATGATACCGTATACTCTGAGTACTTAGCCCCTGATGACTATGCCTCTTATTTGGGAAACAGCACTATTACTTATCCAATGGCTCCGACAAATAGTATGTTAATCGATGGTAAGATGCTCACTTTTGGCAGTTATTTTGTAGACGCAATACGGGCAAATGATGAGAAATATACACCGGCCAGAAGGGGAAGGAgtagaagaagaaggtcCGATGATGTTGAAAAGCAGCTAGAATCATTAAAAACTTTGGAAGCAGGGGAGGGTTCAGGACTGGATTCTCGTCCACAGCTCATGTCAATATGTCAAATATTACAGTTTATGTTCAGCACGCTGCGCAGAAAGTGGCTTTTAATATGGGGACTGCTCTTCTCAGTTTTGGCAGGCGCCACGAACCCTATATTTTCTTACGCATTTTCCAAGTTGCTCAATGGTTTAGTTCCACACGCTACAGGAAGTGGTTCTCCATCGTACCTGTTCTATTGGTCAATCATTCTCCTTATAATCACAATATGCGACGCAGCTTTCACATTCTTTAAGAAGTTTATTCTTACGGTCTCCAGCGAGTATTGGATTATGGATTTACGAATAATGGCAATTGAGAAGATTAACCAAAATAGTTTAAATTGGTTTTCATTAGAAATTAATAATCTCTCAGAGGTTACCGCTCTAGTGCTTAATGACTTGCGAGACTTACGGATCTTAGTTTCTGGTTTACTAAGTGCTTTGACGACTCTGATTTTGGTAGCTGTTATAGGAATAACATGGGCTTTAGTAAGTGGTTGGAAGCTGTCATTGGTTTGCATCTCATTGCTTCCTTTATTTGTTATCCTTTCTATTATCTATGGGGGGTTGCTACAGAAATGTGAAGATGAGTACAAGACTTCAGTGGCGCAACTGGAGAATTGCGTATCAGAAGTAGTACAAGGTATGAAGACAATTAGATGTCTACAATTAGAAGGTCATTTTATGGACAAGTATATAGCACTGGAATCAGAtctaaagaagaaggcATGGAATAGAGCAATAGCTACAGGTTTTGGGGTCGCTCTTTCTGGGGCGTTGGTGATAATAGTACAAGCAATTTTATATTACTACGGGATTAAGCTTGTCATCGATAGAGAGTATACGGTTGAAAGAATGTTTCAAACATTTACATTGCTACTATTCACAATAATGACATGTGCTTCACTAATGAACGAGCTTCCAGAATTCAATCGGGGACAGAGGGCAGCTACATATATTCACCGAATCCTACAAGAAGGTGAAACTTTAGATACTGTACCCACTGGTAGGACGATGCCATTCCAATTAAACTCAAAATCAGATGCAGTGATATCAGTCAACAATCTAGACTTTTCCTATCCTTCTGCTAAAACGGTAAAAGTCTATAGAAACTTAAATGTCAGCATTTACCCGTATCAGAAAGTAGCGGTAGTAGGTGAATCTGGGTCTGGAAAATCCACACTTGCATTGCTACTGACAGGCCTATATTCAGTGCCTAGGAATACTATAGTTATTGATGGTACAGACATCTGCGATTGGGATTTAGACGCTTTAAGGAGAAATATTGCCTTGGTAGAACAAAAGGCAATATTCTTTGATGGCACTATCAGGGATAACCTGACATACGGACACTCATATCCTGTGAGGGACAGTGATATTTATGATGTTTTACAATTAGTGGGAATTAGTGATTTTGTCAATTCGCAGCCAAGCGGGTTAGCTACTCGTATAGACACTAACTTGCTTTCTGGCGGCCAGGCACAAAGACTATCAATTGCAAGAGCATTACTTCGTCGGCCAAAGATTCTAATACTAGACGAATGTACATCAGCTCTTGATGCTGCTAACTCTCATGCAATTGCAGAGCTCATTAAGAATTCATTATTTGGGACAACTATTTTGGCCATCACCCATACTGAACAAATGATGCGGGCATGTAATGACTTAATAGTCTTAAAGGATGGAAAGGTAGGTGAGAAAGGGACATTTAACGAACTGTTTGCATCAAGAGGCGAATTGTATAGAATAGTAACTAGCGGTGAACCTTAA
- the OPI3 gene encoding bifunctional phosphatidyl-N-methylethanolamine N-methyltransferase/phosphatidyl-N-dimethylethanolamine N-methyltransferase (Syntenic homolog of Ashbya gossypii AFR431C; Syntenic homolog of Saccharomyces cerevisiae YJR073C (OPI3)), whose product MSLKDFSIGSFHDVFLQVIADIRSDDRYFALAAFFIAFNPIYWNIVGRLEYKTHFITKILGSKKRGCYLFAFSIFTLGLVRDYYFHKAIGNQVTSKILDSDLVKLIGLVISGIGQVLVLTSMYKLGVTGTYLGDHFGILMDHRVTSFPFNVSDNPMYQGSTLTFLGTSLYYGKAAGLFLTLLVNFMYTIALKFEEPFTAMVYAKRGEQKANKDK is encoded by the coding sequence ATGAGTTTGAAAGATTTCAGTATTGGCAGTTTTCACGATGTATTCTTGCAAGTTATTGCAGATATAAGGTCTGATGACAGGTACTTTGCGCTAGCAGCCTTTTTTATTGCATTCAATCCTATATACTGGAATATTGTTGGAAGGCTCGAGTATAAAACCCATTTTATTACCAAGATTTTGGGTAGTAAGAAGAGAGGATGCTATTTATTTGCATTCTCTATATTCACCCTCGGTTTAGTTCGTGATTATTACTTCCATAAGGCAATTGGTAATCAGGTCACTAGCAAGATCCTAGATTCCGATTTAGTGAAGCTCATAGGGCTTGTTATCTCAGGTATTGGACAAGTGTTGGTTCTGACTTCGATGTATAAGTTGGGTGTGACCGGTACTTATCTAGGTGACCACTTTGGAATTTTGATGGATCACCGAGTCACCAGTTTCCCATTTAATGTGTCCGATAACCCCATGTATCAAGGATCTACACTAACCTTTTTGGGCACATCCTTATACTACGGGAAGGCCGCGGGGTTATTCTTGACGTTATTAGTAAACTTTATGTACACCATTGCGCTAAAGTTCGAGGAACCATTTACGGCTATGGTGTACGCAAAGCGTGGTGAGCAGAAAGCTAACAAAGACAAATGA
- a CDS encoding glycoside hydrolase family 125 protein (Syntenic homolog of Ashbya gossypii AFR430C; Syntenic homolog of Ashbya gossypii NOHBY642; No homolog in Saccharomyces cerevisiae; Syntenic homolog of Kluyveromyces lactis KLLA0B14168g), producing the protein MASSISTASLYPRRKYRMLMFGCLVLVLFSILPAINVNNAEVILDAKLRDLTADWGNDKTVEVPKAEDGCPDYAEYSRTPHHDREGPETPLKLPYQRPLEKCRTFRSPVIDNFIKNFVPMLQDPDLAIIFENAFPNTLDTTILWHVEGEQNQFHKESHVTYRNNIPETFIVTGDIHAEWLRDSAWQLSVYHRFLKGDPKLRELILGAINTQSHFIISNPYCNAFQPPKYSNVDRVNSTIDQVFPKPNWDEVFECKYEIDSLASFLTLSYGYYNGVANEDKFRFITSDWLLAVQSLINVLRRESVPTFAADGTVNPYMYSFKRKTTIGSETLPLGGVGNPVNSNTGLIRSAFRPSDDATVFQFFIAGNAHMAVELDHLVTILKAYTTESKSNEEPSSGFSNIYNIPIATLISDAEKLSAQIKTGIKEHGIVKHPLFGQVYAYEVDGYDSRIIMDDANIPSLLSLPALGFVDAKDKIYQNTRKMILSSQHNPYYINGKFFEGIGGPHIGVESPWPMSLLVRIRTSNDDQEIKECLKYVLESTGGLGLIHESINAFVENGKEYTRPWFAWANSEFAKTILQLAETKPHLVLREDVARKKFDLDAMIADAKEAAGI; encoded by the coding sequence ATGGCGTCTTCAATATCCACAGCCTCGTTATACCCAAGGAGAAAATACAGAATGCTCATGTTTGGGTGCTTGGTGCTGGTTCTGTTTTCTATATTACCGGCTATCAATGTTAATAATGCAGAAGTTATCTTGGACGCTAAATTAAGGGATCTAACAGCGGATTGGGGGAACGACAAGACTGTTGAAGTTCCGAAGGCTGAAGATGGATGCCCAGACTATGCCGAATACTCAAGAACACCTCATCATGACAGAGAGGGACCTGAGACTCCGCTGAAGCTACCTTACCAACGGCCCTTAGAAAAATGTAGGACTTTTAGATCTCCAGTAATTGACAATTTTATTAAGAACTTTGTCCCTATGCTGCAGGATCCCGATCTTGCAATTATATTCGAGAACGCGTTTCCCAATACCCTTGATACAACAATTCTATGGCATGTGGAAGGGGAGCAGAACCAGTTTCACAAAGAATCGCATGTAACATATAGAAACAATATCCCTGAGACTTTTATTGTGACGGGGGATATCCATGCCGAGTGGCTGCGTGACTCTGCATGGCAGCTTTCCGTATACCACCGATTTTTAAAAGGCGATCCTAAACTAAGGGAACTTATTCTGGGCGCTATAAATACGCAGTCGCATTTCATTATCAGCAATCCATACTGTAACGCTTTCCAGCCCCCTAAATACAGCAATGTCGATCGGGTTAACAGTACAATAGATCAAGTATTTCCTAAACCTAATTGGGATGAGGTATTTGAGTGCAAGTACGAGATCGATTCACTGGCATCATTTTTAACCCTTTCTTATGGATACTACAATGGTGTGGCCAATGAAGACAAGTTCAGGTTTATCACATCTGACTGGCTACTGGCAGTTCAAAGTCTGATAAACGTTCTTAGAAGAGAGTCTGTACCTACATTTGCTGCGGATGGCACAGTCAACCCTTATATGTACAGCTTCAAGAGAAAAACCACCATAGGTTCGGAGACTCTGCCCCTGGGAGGCGTTGGAAACCCGGTAAATTCAAACACCGGGCTAATACGTTCTGCATTCAGACCTAGCGATGATGCGACTGTCTTCCAATTTTTCATCGCTGGAAACGCACATATGGCTGTAGAGTTGGATCATTTAGTCACAATTTTAAAAGCCTATACAACGGAGTCCAAGTCAAATGAAGAGCCAAGCAGCGGCTTCAGTAACATATACAACATTCCTATTGCAACATTGATATCTGACGCAGAGAAGTTATCAGCACAAATTAAAACAGGAATCAAAGAACATGGTATAGTTAAACACCCGCTTTTCGGCCAGGTTTACGCATATGAGGTCGACGGCTACGATAGTAGAATTATAATGGATGATGCTAATATCCCATCTTTATTGTCACTCCCTGCACTTGGATTCGTCGATGCAAAAGACAAGATATATCAAAACACCAGAAAAATGATCTTGTCATCCCAACACAACCCATACTATATCAACGGGAAGTTCTTCGAGGGTATTGGAGGACCACATATCGGAGTGGAAAGCCCATGGCCTATGAGCTTGTTGGTTCGTATACGTACCTCAAACGACGATCAAGAGATTAAAGAATGCTTGAAATACGTTTTAGAATCAACTGGAGGATTGGGATTGATACATGAATCTATAAATGCTTTTGTTGAAAATGGAAAGGAGTACACTAGGCCATGGTTTGCATGGGCTAATTCGGAATTTGCAAAAACAATTCTACAGCTAGCAGAGACAAAGCCACATCTAGTTTTAAGGGAAGATGTAGCGCGTAAGAAATTCGATTTAGATGCAATGATCGCTGACGCAAAGGAAGCAGCTGGCATTTAA